The genomic stretch ggatagatccttggggtactCCAGAGACGATGGTGCTGGGACCGCAAGGGAAGCCATTTGCTGGGGACGCTCAGGCTGCGAGCAGATAAGCAGCCGCTTTGCTCCTCCCTCCTTTGGTGCTTCAGCCTCATTCTCAGCTGAGATAGGGAAATCACCAACTGGGGTCAAACCTCAAAGAACAATTGGGGCAATAGGTTGGCAGAGGATCCCAAACAGATGGCATGAGACGTGGTGTCAAACCTGGTACCAGAGGTTTATTCCAAGTCTGATTGCAGGTATATATCGAGTATACTTTGTGCTTAACTCTTAATTGATCTATCCACATATTCAAATCTTACAACATTCACCATTATAAATTGCTATGTAAACCTGTCACACCCCCTCTGCATGTAAACAGTTGCCTGTAACGATGTAGTGGCAGGCTCTGGTCAGTAGGTGGTGGCGTGGAGCGAGGTTCTGATATTTCTCTCCCAACTCACTTGCTATTCAGCATCGAATCATAGAACgaatacagcacagtaggaggccattcggcccctcgtgcctgtgcccctttgctatccaattcgtcccacttcccccttgctctttcccagtagccctgcaagtttttccttttcaagtctttatccaattccccttttgaaagttactattgaatctgcttccaccgccctttcaggcagcgcattccagatcagaacaactcgctgcgtaaaaaaaattctcctcatctcccttttggTTTTTtctccaattatcttaaatctgtgtcctctagttaccaactctcttgccactggaaacagtttctccttatttactctatcaaatcccctcgtgattttgaacccctcgattaaatctccccttaaccttctctgctctaaggagaacaatcccagcttctccagtctctccacgtaactgaagtccctcatccctggtaccattctggtaaatctcctctgcaccctctccaatgccttgacgtccttcctaaagtgcggtgcccagaattggccacaatactccagctgaggcctaaccagtgattaataaaggtttagcgtaacttccttgcttttgtactctatgcctctatctataaagcccaggatcccgtatacttttatAATAGTATATCAAATAAATTCTTTAACTGACAATGATGGTTTACTAGTCGACATATAAAAGTTCTGAGCTTGTCACACCTCAGGTTATGTAAGAATAAAGGCCCATTATTTCACACTGTTGAAGTTGACGTGGTTGGCAGGgcgatgtggggggaggggtgggcaggagaggaggggaattgTGTGGTGACGCTCCCCGACCCGATTTGCTTCCCCCGGATAAGCGTGTGCCAGTGCTGGCAGCGAGTGGAGCaagataggaggaggaggaggccattcagcccctcgagcccgtcccgccattcaattggatcatggctgatctgcacctcagctcaatttacccgcctttgctccatatccctcgataccctcacccaaacaaaaatctatcgatctcagtcttgaaagcttcaattgacccccagccctttttggggggagagagttccagatttccactccccctttgtgtgaggaagtgcttcctgacatcacccctgaacggcctggctctaattttaaggttctgcccccttgttctggactcccccccaccagaggaaatagtttctctctatcgaccctaccAAATCCCTGAAACACAaagggggaggaagtgatgcttcagttgtacagagtcctggtcagacccccatctggagatacagcgtccagttctggccaccgcacctcaggaaggatatattggccttggagggggtgcagtgcagattcaccagaatgataccggggcttaaagggttaaattacgaggacaggttgcacagactgggcttgtattccctcgagttaagaagattaagatctaatcgaggtgttccagATGTTAAGAGGGCAGACACGGAGAAACAATTACTTCAGGGCAGGAATGGCGGAgtagcccgaggggctgaatggcctcctcccgttcctgcGTCCCTAGAtcgctcctcatccttctcaggaTGCCGGAATAAAGAAAGAAGCAAGCTTACCTCGTCGATGAACCCGTTCCGGACGGTGAGGAAGTGTACAGGGTACGTAGCGAATATGCCTGCTGTCCCTCTTGGTCCACTGACAGTAAGATTCCCGTCGCAGTACAGGTGTATCGCATCTACCGAAAGGGGAATGACATAATTAATGCtgcgtcagccgtgactcagtgggtctctctctctcgcctcggagtcggaaggtcgtggggtgcgagcccccactccagtgacttgagcatgaaatccaggccgacactcccagtccaacactgagggagtgctgcactgtcggaggtgccgtctttcggatgaggcgttaaaccgagggccccgtctgcccctctcaggtcgacgtaaaagatcccacggccactattggaagaagagcaggggggaggagttctgcccaatatttatccctcaaccaaaatcacagatgatctggttgctatttgtgggatcttgctgtgcatttcctacattacaacagtgactacacttggctgtgaagcgctttgggacgtcctgagttcatgaaagatgctatagaaatgtaaatctttctttctaatattgttccatttatataatgcttcccTTTATCACATCGTCAAGGCATGCCTAAAGCATTTCAGATTTATGCGGTGCCACCAACAAATCTGTTCCACATTGAGGGAGGATTTTTggccacagggagaactcccccctgctcttctatccaattgtggccgtgggatcttttacatccacctgagaggggcagacggggccttggtttaacctctcatcccaaagacggcacctccgacagtgcagcactccctcggtactgggaccgggagtgtcggcctgaattttgtgctcgagtctctggagtgggactcgaaccaagaaccttctgactcagaggcgagagagctgcccactgagctAAAGTACCATGTCGAGATACATCAGTGAGATTCACTTGTAAATTGGACCCTCTCTGTACTCTCTTTTTCtctattcattctggggatgtgggcatcgctggcaaggctggcatttattgcccattccttcgtttgatacaactgaggggcttgttaggccacttaagagtcaaccatgctggtgtgggactggagtcacgtgtaggcccaagactgggtaaggacggcaggttcccttcccttaaAGGGACATTAAtgacccagttgggtttttacgacaatcggaCAGATTCACGGGGGTTTTTACTgattccagctttttatttccagttttctttttgaactagctgcgcctctagccaagctgttccagtacagctacaacactggcatctacccgacattgtggaaaattgcccaggtatgtcctgtccacaaaaagcaggacaaatccaatccggccaattaccgccccatcagtctactctcaatcatcagcaaagtgatggaaggtgtcgtcgacagtgctatcaagcggcacttactcaccaataacctgctcaccgatgctcagtttgggttccgccaggaccactcggctccagacctcattacagccttggtccaaacatggacaaaagagctgaattccagaggtgaggtgagagtgactgcccttgacatcaaggcagcatttgaccgagtgtggcaccaaggagccctagtaaaattgaagtcaatgggaatcagggggaaaactctccagtggctggagtcatacctagcacaaaggaagatggtagtggttgttggaggccaatcatcccagccccaggacattgctgcaggagttcctcagggcagtgtcctaggcccaaccatcttcagctgcttcatcaatgaccttccctccatcataaggtcagaaatggggatgttcgctgatgactgcacagtgttcagttccattcgcaacccctcaaataatgaagcagtccgagcccgcatgcagcaagacctggacaacatccaggcttgggctgataagtggcaagtaacattcgcgccagataagtgccaggcaatgaccatctccaacaagagagagtctaaccacctccccttgacattcaacggcattaccatcgccgaatcctccaccatcaacatcctgggggtcaccattgaccagaaacttaactggaccagccatataaatactgtggctacaagagcaggtcagaggctgggtattctgcggcgagtgactcacctcctgactccccaaagcctttccaccatctacaaggcacaagtcaggagtgtgatggaatactctccacttgcctggatgagtgcagctccaacaacactcaagaagctcgacaccatccaagataaagcagcccgcttgattggcaccccatccaccaccctaaacattcactcccttcaccaccggcgcactgtggctgcagtgtgtaccatccacaggatgcactgcagcaactcgccaaggcttcttcgacagcacctcccaaacccgcaacctctaccacctagaaggacaagggcagcaggtacatgggaacaacaccacctgcacgttcccctccaagtcacacaccatcccgacttggaaatatatcgccgttccttcattgtcgctgggtcaaaatcctggaactcccttcctaacagcactgtgggagaaccgtcaccacacggactgcagcggttcaagaaggtggctcaccaccaccttctcaagggcaattagggatgggcaataaatgccggccttgccagcgacgcccacatcccgcgaacgaataaaaaaaatttaaaaaaattctcaaaccacctgtgggtgggatttgaactcacgttcttctGGATTATCAAATCCAGGCCTGCTGGATTGCTGGCCCATTCGTTGTCAGATCAGCCCTACCTCAGTCTCTCCTCAATGCTTGACGGCAGCACCAGTCAACCATTCTCATGCTCTCTTTGAACCCTCATCAAGGTCTCCTCACGAGTTGGTTGACCAAAGTTGGACAACCATGATCCCACCAACTGAATGTCAGTAGCACTTTTGGACCTGATCTCCGTCGGCCTGCAGGCCTTACTTAAGTTGCCAATTGCCTTGACAACATTTTCAAGACTTTTTTCATAAACACTTCTGTTGCCGAATGCTTCTGATAGGCATTCTGCCTCTTTCAAGTTGGACTCGCCATGTGTTTACTTGATAATGTCCGACgtctattaatatattaaaaatattaaatatagGGGCATTgaaaacaaaagcaaggaagttatgctaaacctttacaaatccctggttaggcctcaactggagtattgtggccaattctgggcaccgcactttaggaaagatgtcaaggccttggagagggggcagaggagatttacgggaatggtaccagggatgagggacttcaattaatgtgagagagactggagaagctgggattgttctccttagagcagagaaggttaaggggagatttaatcgaggtgttcaaaatcatgaaggggttttgatagatcaaggagggagaaactctttcctctgaccagaggtcatagatttaaaataattggcaaaagaactagagggggagatgaggagaattcttttcacacagagggttgttatgatctggaacgcactccctgaaagggtggtgggagcagatcccatcggaactttcaaaaggcaattggacatgtacttgaagagttcgggggaaaaagctgggatgcaggactaaattggacagctctttcaaacagccagcacaggcacgatgggtcgaatggcctccttctgagctgtaaggttctatgattctatatgcatgcacttcctgtctacaaatcTTACTTCATTTTGTCTTATTTTTGTCACCCTTTTGTGTCgacttttcccattataatttcaatgtccacatttataatggaaagtgcctatgtaaacttgtcacgttgtaattacaccctgccaccagtggtggtgctgtgGCGCCTCAGTTTGGCGTCTTGCATCTCCAtgacctgtactgcagagaaactgttGCATTGCAACCAACTCTACTCCTCTGCTTTGCAAATTATCcttatgatctacaggatgcacttttAGCAACTCACCGAGGTCATGTTGACAGCTCCGCCCTCCCTCGTGAcccctagaaggacgagggcagcaggtacatgggaacaacaccacctgcacgttcccctccgagtcacgcaccatcccgacttggaaatatatcgtccgttccttcatcgtcgctgggtcacaatcctggagctccctccctaacagcaccgtgggagaaccgtcaccacacggactgcagcggttcaagaaggcggctcaccaccaccttctcaaggggcaataaatgccggccttgccaacgacgcccacagcCCGGGAACAAATAGAAAAAAGGCTTTGCTCTTTAACTATGAGCAATAATATAAATCCAaactattatataaaaataaggacagaatgcaagACTTTAAAATGGAGGCTGAATTCCGTCTTTGCGTCCTGCTCCAATTATCTTTAAGCCTGCCTCACCTGAAGGCTACACATGGCTCTTTCCCCATGTACAATGCCACAGGACAtctgctggaatccattaatatTCGTGACTGGGCCAACTCATCAACCTATTGAGCAATTGATCTTGAAGCTGCCCATTCGTCATCTCTTTGAGGCGCTTGCAAGGCATGATGggatggagaaaagaaaatggcaGCAATTTGGCCCATGTCCATAATGAGTGCGTCGTTTTTATCCCCACTATTATTGAATGTCGGGGATgcaggtgtcgctggcaagactggcatttattgcccgccccgagttgccccttgagaaggtggtggtgagccgtcttcttgaaccgctgcagtccgtgtggtgacggttctcccacagtgctgttaggaagggagttccaggattttgacccagcgacgatgaaggaacggcgatatatttccaagtcgggatggtgtgtgacttggaggggaacgtgcaggtggtgtcgttcccgtgtgcctgctgctcttgtccttctaggtggtagcggtcgcgggtttgggaggtgctgacgaagaatccttggcgagagtccgagtgagagagaaacaaacagtgGGGGGTTTGTCAGCTctaacctccctctctctgtttcaatGCCTTGAGGCTTACTCTACTTCATCGACCCTCCTGTGCCCAGGTATTCTCTGACCTTTCGTCTCGTGTTCCTCCCAAGACCCaaattcctgccccccccccccgtccaatCCCCAGCCCCTCTCACCATCctgcacactcttcctcctccctgcacccTCTAATGCGTTGAGATTTGAGGCCCACcagtagggtcgccaactctggttggaggtttcatcacatgacctcccgcctcccggTCGAACAGCCCTTTTCTCTCAATCCATTTTTTGAACGCCCTCATGACCTTTCTCTCTGTTTTGCTCGCCGCGGCGTCCTGGAGATTGCCCTTGAATTCCTGGCGGCCCGAGGGCCAATCCTGGACGGTCGGCAACCCCGAGGCCTGACCCTCCGTTCCCGCAGCGTCTCATACCGTAGTAAAGGCAGAAGGTCGTGGCGGCAGCAACGAAGGCTCCCAAACACTCGGCCAAGGCATAGAAGGGCATCTTCTTCCAGGGGAACCTCCCCAACACGCACAGGCTTAAGGTCACCGCCGGGTTCAAATGGGCCCCTGAAAGGAACGCACGATATTAATTAGGACCGGCCGTTTGAACCGTTGTGGGAATTCTGTTCCAATCTTCTGGAGTTTTCGCTCCCAACCATGAATCCAATAACCCATGTTGGAAAgtgctaggaacataggaacagaaggaggccattcagcccttcgagcctgttccgcctttcaattagagCGTGGCTCATCTGTATCCTGACTTGgttgagaaatttaaaatcggaCTGAGTTTCGTTCCCAATTTGAACGTCACGCTCTTGAGCAGCTGCGAGGACAGGCAGGGCTACAGCGCCCTCCCGTGCCCCCAGCCAAGTGCCATTCCATGTGCCAGGCTTGCCAGGGAGTTTTCTGCCAGGCATTTGCCCGCGAGGCACTGAACTGGGGCTGAACCTGGCCTCGCCCAAGGTACAGGAGCCAAACCGGGGTGTCAGGCTCAGGTCCTTCCCATTGCAAGCCCCTTATCTCCGACCAGCTAACTCCGCACAGGCACCATGTGGCTGCGTACGGCACAGATCCACACTGGGCAAATCATTAACCCACAGGGCCGAAATTATACATCCCCCTCACCTCCGACCTTAATTCCCCTTGAGCtcacagatacatcactaaatatCAACAATTTCAAGCAACACATTGGGGACAGTAACATAATGACAGGCGTCGGATATAAACGATTACAACAGCGAGGACAGGATACAGCAGAAACTGCATCCAACATCAACTGGGGAAACAAATCAATTATTACAGAACATTGCGAtcaccccttgattagattccagcctgtaactcactcccgggtatctgttattctatatataaaccccccgaacccctcgattagattccagtctgtaactcactcccgggtatctgttattctatatataaaccccccgaacccctcgattagtttccagcctgtaactcactcccgggtatctgttattctatatataaaccccccgaatccctcgattagattccagcctgtaactcactcccgggtatctgttattctatatataaaccctcccgaaccccttgattagattccagtctgtaactcactcccgggtatctgttattctatatataaaccccccgaacccctcgattagattccagtctgtaactcactcccgggtatctgttattctatatataaaccccccgaacccctcgattagattccagtctgtaactcactcccgggtatctgttattctatatataaaccccccgaacccctcgattagattccagcctgtaactcactcccgggtatctgttattctatatataaaccccccgaacccctcgattagattccagtctgtaactcactcccgggtatctgtaattctatatagaaaccccccgaacccctcgattagattccagcctgtaactcactcccgggtatctgttattctatatagaaaccccccgaacccctcgattagattccagcctgtaactcactcccgggtatctgttattctatatataaacccccccgaacccctcgattagattccagcctgtaactcactcccgggtatctgttattctatatataaacccccccgaacccctcgattagattccagcctgtaactcactcccaggtatctgttattctatatataaaccccccgaacccctcgattagattccagcctgcaactcactcccgggtatctgttattctatatataaacccccccgaacccctcgattagattccagcctgtaactcactcccaggtatctgttattctatatataaaccccccgaacccctcgattagattccagcctgtaactcactcccgggtatctgttattctgacTGATGCTGATGCCATAGTTCTGCACAGGGTGTGGTTTTCCACATGGGAATGTGATGAGTCATGGTTTACCTGAGACCCCGGCCGATGTGTAGATTCCGAACAGGACCCCAATGGCGTAGCCCATGTTAATAGACAAGTACGTTCCCTTGGTGTCATAGTTTGTCACCACCTGTGCCACTGCGGCTGACCCAAACAACTAGAGAGGAGATTGTGCACAAGAAAGTGTTAGACATTGAAGACGTGGCTTGAGAAAAGCATGGCAGCAGATTTGCAATAGATGGAACCGTCCCCATCGGTCAGCCATGGACTATGGATTTTGGAACGATGGCGTGGAGTCTCTTAAAACTTGggttcatgtggcaccttatcacatTGAAAGGTCTCTAAACACTCCCACTGACTGTCACCGGGAGTGTTTAGTAGGACAGTGTAGGATCATTCATAGCAACTAGCCAGATGTAgttgggataactgaaacatgaccACATAAAGGGCAGGaccggcagttaaatattgcaggatagaacgaatttagaaaggacagggagggtAGAAGCAGAGgtgggggtagctgtactaatctacaattgggaaagattgaacatgtggggaatcttttctctagaaaagaaaaggctgaggggtgacctgataggggtctttcagattatgaaggggtctcgatagggtggacgtagagaagatgtttccacttgtggcgggagaccagaactagggggccataaatataagagagtcactaataaatccaatcgggaattcaggagaaacttctttacccagagagtggtgagaatgtggaactcactcccacatggaatgattgaggtgaatagtgtagatggatttaaggggaagccagataaacacatgagggagaaaggaatagaaggatatgctgctgggtgagatgaagaagggagggaggaggctcatgtggagcataaacaccgggatagaccagttgggtgcaAGCTCAATGtactgtagaaggagctttactctgtatctaacccgtgctgtacctgccctgggagtgtttgatgggacagtgtagagggagctttactctgtatctaacccgtgctgtacctgccctgggagtgtttgacgggacagtgtagagggagcttcactctgtatctaaccctgtacctgccctgggagtgtttgatgggacagtgtagagggagctttactctgtatctaacccgtgctgtacctgccctgggagtgtttgacgggacagtgtagagggagctttactctgtatctaaaccatgctgtacctgccctgggagtgtttgatgggacaatgtagagggagctttactctgtatctaaccctgtacctgccctgggagtgtttgacgggacagtgtagagggagctttactctgtatctaaccctggaccttccctgggagtgtttgacgggacagtgtagagggagctttactctgtatctaaccctgtacctgccctgggagtgtttgatgggacagtgtagagggagctttactctgtatctaaccctgtacctgccctgggagtgtttgatgggacagtgtagagggagctttactctgtatctaaccctgtacctgccctgggagtgtttgacgggacagtgtagagggagctttactctgtatctaaccctgtacctgccctgggagtgtttgacgggacagtgtagagggagctttactctgtatctaaccctgtacctgccctgggagtgtttgatgggacagtgtagagggagctttactctgtatctaaccctggaccttccctgggagtgtttgatgggacagtgtagagggagctttactctgtatctcaccctggaccttccctgggagtgtttgatgggacagtgtagagggagctttactctgtatctaaccctgtacctgccctgggagtgtttgatgggacagtgtagagggagctttactctgtatctaaccctggaccttccctgggagtgtttgacgggacagtgtagagggagctttactctgtatctaacccgtgctggacctgcccctgGGATCCTTGGACACCAGTTGCCTGTAACTGAGTGCGCCGGGGGTGCGGGGGGAAGGCCGAATGAAACGAAGGCAGAGTCGGGAGAGATAAAGATAGACGGAGCCGGGAGATTAAAGGTTGATCAGATACTTACAATCAACATGTACACACCAATGAACTCTGCCAGACATTCACGCACCAGCTTGTTTCTAACCCGGAGCTTTTGGCGCAAAGTCTTCATGCCGTTGGACACCTTCTCCATCACGCCCGCCATCGGGGACGGATCTCGACCTCCCACTCCTACACTGCCCTTTAGCCACAAGCGTTTGGCGGAGCAATCGGTGTCAGAGGGAAGGGTGGGAGCAAAAGGTGGAGATAACAGAGTGTTGTTGAAGTCAATAAAAAGAGGACTCTGCACGCAGATCATTATTGCCGAATGGTTTTGATAAGAATTTTgcttcccccccgccccgtccTCCCCCGACCCAGATAGAAACCCTCGAGACTGGGGCATGATCCTGAGGCCCGGAAGCTCCCTGCCACCACCGATCCGCTCACCCgagactctgctgcccgtgtcctatcCCGCGCCATGCCCCGTTCGCCCACCCCCACCGTTGTGGGCGTCCCCCGCCCTCCGACGCCTCCATTGAAAATTCTCCTCCTCGCGTTTCaaactccccctccctatctctgcaacctcctccaaccctccgcgatctctgcgttcctccgactctggcctcccgTCCATCTCCCTCACCCTCGCCATTGACGTCAGCCACCTCGGTCTCACGCTCTATcgcgttcctccgactctggcctcccgTCCATCTCCCTCACcctcgccattggcggccgtgccttcagccacctcggtctcacgctctggaattccctccctcaacctctccgcctctcctcctcctcctttaaggtccATCTTGTTGACCAAGGTCTCCTATTGCCCTCCTAATCTCCTGGCTCAGCGTCTGTTTTTCCCATGCAAACCTCCGCGAGGCACCTTTGACGCATTTTTCGCTCAGGGCGCTCAGTAAACACCTTGCTGCTGTTAAACCGTCAGCCCAGAGAGTGTCGGCGGGTTAGCCGGGCCCTCACAGTCCAACTGGAGGGGGCCCAACGGAGGGAGGTCAGGAGCAGGAGCCTGGGCCCCTCCCTCCGCCTCGCTCAGGGCGACTAGACCCAATTGTACCCCTTCAGCTGCCAGTCGGGCCAACCCAGCGCAGGGTGGAGATCGAACC from Heptranchias perlo isolate sHepPer1 chromosome 44, sHepPer1.hap1, whole genome shotgun sequence encodes the following:
- the LOC137306690 gene encoding aquaporin-10-like, which codes for MAKGSVGVGGRDPSPMAGVMEKVSNGMKTLRQKLRVRNKLVRECLAEFIGVYMLILFGSAAVAQVVTNYDTKGTYLSINMGYAIGVLFGIYTSAGVSGAHLNPAVTLSLCVLGRFPWKKMPFYALAECLGAFVAAATTFCLYYDAIHLYCDGNLTVSGPRGTAGIFATYPVHFLTVRNGFIDEIIGTAVLLICVLCIGDSRNAAVPDFMKPPLVAISVLAIGIGLGSNSGYAINPARDLGPRLFTYVAGWGTEVFTAGNGWWWIPIVAPMLGGLLGTLVYELLIEFHHDSPDDKPKQLKGEAEEAKEAEKAEGAEGAEDDPV